The Entelurus aequoreus isolate RoL-2023_Sb linkage group LG23, RoL_Eaeq_v1.1, whole genome shotgun sequence genome has a window encoding:
- the LOC133640427 gene encoding trace amine-associated receptor 1-like, producing the protein MEEEMTVNKTNVLDDIHPCYTLDNTTYIFASHPSVACLALYVFLGFLSLCTVCGNLLVIIAVVCFRQLHSPTNYLILSLAVADLLVGILVFPFSMAFTVFSCWHHEGLLCKIRGTFDVTLSTASILNLCCISVDRYHAVCQPLTYRSKISHRVVGAMVLVSWGISALLGIGVTVAGFNQGKCEGSCLMDALISITIGCIFSFYIPVIIMLSIYLRIFLVAQRQVRVIHNSKSGGVSKMERKATKTLATVMGVFILCWTPYFVCIIFQPFTFRITPVAVIETLNWLTLSNSMLNPFIYAFFYSWFRTAFKLIMTGKICQAGFANTKLV; encoded by the coding sequence ATGGAAGAGGAGATGACTGTCAACAAGACCAACGTTTTAGATGACATCCACCCCTGCTACACATTAGATAATACAACTTACATATTTGCAAGTCATCCTTCAGTTGCGTGCCTTGCTTTGTATGTTTTTCTTGGCTTTTTGTCACTTTGCACCGTATGCGGGAACCTTCTCGTAATAATCGCTGTAGTTTGTTTCCGACAGCTACACAGTCCGACTAACTACCTCATTCTGTCTTTAGCTGTGGCCGACCTGCTCGTCGGGATTCTAGTTTTTCCTTTCAGTATGGCTTTCACTGTGTTCTCCTGCTGGCATCACGAAGGCCTGTTGTGTAAAATACGAGGTACTTTTGACGTCACGCTGAGCACGGCGTCCATTTTGAACCTGTGCTGCATTTCTGTCGACAGATACCACGCAGTGTGCCAGCCCCTGACGTACAGGAGCAAAATCAGCCACCGTGTTGTTGGTGCTATGGTCCTGGTAAGCTGGGGGATTTCTGCACTGTTAGGAATCGGAGTCACGGTTGCGGGATTTAATCAAGGCAAATGTGAAGGCAGCTGTTTAATGGACGCGTTGATATCAATCACTATAGGGTGCATATTTTCCTTTTACATTCCAGTCATCATCATGCTCAGCATCTACTTGAGAATATTTCTCGTGGCACAGAGGCAAGTACGCGTCATCCACAACTCAAAGTCAGGAGGCGTCAGTAAGATGGAGAGGAAAGCGACCAAAACGTTGGCTACAGTGATGGGAGTTTTTATTCTATGTTGGACGCCGTACTTTGTTTGTATCATCTTTCAGCCTTTCACTTTCCGTATCACGCCTGTTGCTGTGATAGAGACACTAAACTGGCTGACCCTCTCCAATTCCATGCTTAACCCCTTCATCTATGCTTTCTTTTACAGCTGGTTTAGAACAGCTTTTAAACTCATCATGACTGGGAAAATATGTCAGGCTGGTTTTGCCAACACCAAACTCGTTTAA